In Microtus pennsylvanicus isolate mMicPen1 chromosome 17, mMicPen1.hap1, whole genome shotgun sequence, one genomic interval encodes:
- the Gpbar1 gene encoding G-protein coupled bile acid receptor 1 has product MPRPMMTPNNTGEVASSIPKGVLGISLALSSLIVVANLLLALGIALDRHLRSPPAGCFFLSLLLAGLLTGLALPMLPGLWSRSHRGYWSCLFLHLAPNFSFLSLLANLLLVHGERYVAVLQPLRPHGSLRLALLLTWASPLLFASLPALGWNHWSPGANCSSQAVFPAPYLYLEVYGLLLPAVGAAALLSVRVLATAHRQLQEICRLERAVCRDTPSTLARTLTWRQARAQAGATLLFLLCWGPYVATLLLSVLAYERRPPLGPGTLLSLISLGSASAAAVPVAMGLGDQRYTAPWRAAAQRWLRALRGRAKRDSPGPGTTAYHPSSQSSMDLNLN; this is encoded by the coding sequence ATGCCAAGGCCCATGATGACACCCAACAACACTGGGGAGGTGGCCAGCTCCATTCCCAAGGGGGTACTGGGGATTTCCCTGGCCCTGTCAAGTCTCATCGTTGTCGCCAACCTGCTCCTGGCCCTAGGCATCGCCCTGGACCGCCACCTGCGCAGCCCACCTGCTGGCTGCTTCTTCCTAAGCCTGTTACTGGCCGGGCTACTTACAGGGCTGGCACTACCCATGCTCCCTGGGCTGTGGAGCAGGAGCCACCGGGGCTACTggtcctgtctctttctccacttGGCCCCcaacttctctttcctctccctgcttGCCAACCTGCTGCTCGTGCACGGGGAGCGATATGTGGCAGTGTTGCAGCCACTGCGGCCCCATGGGAGTTTGCGGCTAGCCCTGCTCCTCACCTGGGCCAGCCCCCTGCTCTTTGCCAGCCTGCCTGCTCTGGGCTGGAACCATTGGAGTCCTGGTGCCAACTGCAGCTCCcaagctgtcttcccagcccccTACCTCTACCTCGAAGTCTACGGGCTCCTTCTGCCTGCTGTGGGAGCTGCCGCCCTTCTGTCTGTCCGAGTGCTGGCTACTGCCCACCGCCAGCTGCAGGAGATCTGCCGACTGGAGCGGGCAGTGTGCCGTGATACTCCTTCAACCCTGGCCAGGACTCTCACCTGGAGGCAGGCTAGGGCGCAGGCAGGAGCCACGCTGCTCTTTTTGCTGTGTTGGGGACCCTATGTGGCCACACTGCTCCTGTCAGTGCTGGCCTATGAGCGGCGCCCACCACTAGGGCCAGGAACTCTGTTATCCCTCATCTCACTGGGCAGCGCCAGCGCGGCAGCTGTGCCTGTGGCCATGGGTCTGGGCGATCAGCGCTACACAGCCCCATGGAGGGCAGCTGCCCAAAGGTGGCTGCGAGCGCTTCGAGGAAGGGCCAAGAGGGACAGTCCAGGCCCCGGCACCACTGCCTACCACCCCAGCAGCCAAAGCAGCATGGACCTGAACTTGAACTAG